GAAGCGTTTATGTGATCGTGACAGAGCAAGGGCGGAAAACATTGCGAAGCGAAATGGAGTTTCATTGATCGACGCGGAAATCGTAAACAAAGACGCAGCTTTGCGAGGATGGTATTTTAAGAAATCAAATTCGGACCGCGTTGTGGTCCTTTTCCACGGTCAGTCCGATAATCGCGCTGGCATGCTCCCTTTTGCCGACCTATTCTTGCGTCATGGTTATTCCGTTCTCTCACCTGATTCTAGAGCGCATGGCAACAGCGGTGGCGATTCGGCGACTTACGGAGTGCGAGAGGTGGAGGATGTACACGAGTGGATTGATTGGTTGATCGAAAATGAAAGCGTCAAGGAAGTTTTTGGAATGGGCGAATCCATGGGCGCCGCAA
This DNA window, taken from bacterium, encodes the following:
- a CDS encoding lysophospholipase; protein product: MKKLVLIFLLFLIASHIALSIYIAEGVLHPERKRLCDRDRARAENIAKRNGVSLIDAEIVNKDAALRGWYFKKSNSDRVVVLFHGQSDNRAGMLPFADLFLRHGYSVLSPDSRAHGNSGGDSATYGVREVEDVHEWIDWLIENESVKEVFGMGESMGAAILLQSVATEKRWKAVVAESSFCDFRQIAKERLHG